The sequence CGCCTTCTTCACGGGCGACGACGCCGGATTCGTCTCCGGCCAGGTGCTGTACGTGGCCGGCGGACCGCTCAACTAGGACTGGGGACAGGGACATGACCACTGTGGAACTCTCGGGCAAGGTCGCCCTCGTCACCGGCGCCAGTCGCGGCATCGGCTACGGCGTCGCCGAGGCACTGCTCGCCCGTGGCGACCGGGTGTGCATCACCGGCCGCAACGAGGACGCGCTCAAGGAGGCCGTCGAGAAGCTCGGCGCCGACCGCGTCATCGGTGTCGCGGGCAAGGCCCACGACGAGGCCCACCAGGCCGTCGCCGTCGAGCGCACCATGGAGGCGTTCGGCCGCGTCGACTTCCTGGTCAACAACGCCGGTACGAACCCGGTGTTCGGGCCGATCGCCGAGCTCGACCTCAACGTGGCGCGGAAGGTCTTCGAGACCAACGTCGTCTCCGCGCTCGGCTTCGCCCAGCAGACGTGGAAGGCGTGGCAGAGCGCGAACGGCGGCGCGATCGTCAACATCGCCTCCCTCGCGGGTGTCTCGGCCTCGCCGTTCATCGGGGCCTACGGCATGAGCAAGGCCGCCATGATCAACCTGTCCCTGCAGCTGGCGCACGAGTTCGCGCCCCTGGTGCGGGTCAACTCGATCGCGCCCGCCGTGGTCAAGACCAAGTTCGCGCAGGCCCTGTACGAGGGGCGCGAGGAGGAGGCGGCCGCCGCCTACCCGCTCGGCAGGCTCGGTGTGCCCTCCGACATCGGGGGCGCCGCGGCCTTCCTCACCTCGGAGCAGTCGGACTGGATCACCGGACAGACGCTCGTCGTCGACGGCGGCATCTTCCTCAACGCCGGCGTTTCCTGACCGGGGCGCCGGCGTTTCCTGAGCGGAACGCCGGCGCGTTCCGGGCGGCGCCGCCCGACAACAAATTCGGCGTTTTAAACCCTGTGTCGTACACGGGATTTCCGCTCGGAAAATTCGTGCGGTAGACGGATATGTTCCGCACAGATTCCAAACAAGAGCCGCAGAGCCGAAAAAAATCGAACAGATGATGTTCATGCACGTCAAGTGCCCCGCCGTCAGAGCCGTTTGACGGGCGGGGCACTGCGATATGGTCCTGCCCACCTTGGCGGGGCCAGATCGAGGAGCGTGCGTGTGTACAAGCGGAACCGGTCTCTACGGCACTTGTCGGTGATCGCGTCCATCACGTCCATATCCCTGGTCGGGGGGTGCGGGGTGTTCTCCTCGGACACGTCCGAGGGCGAGGGTCCGGTCGTCGTGGGCACGACCAGCGCACCGAGCACCCTCGACCCCGCCGCGTCCTGGGACGGGTCGTGGGAGCTGTTCCGCAACATCTACCAGACCCTCCTGAGCTACCCCGCCGGGGCGGCCGAGCCCGAGCCGGACGCCGCCGAGAGCTGCCGTTTCACCGACACCTCGAACCGCAGGTACAGCTGCACGCTGCGGGAGGACCTGTCCTTCTCCGACGGGCACGAGCTGGACGCCGAGGCCGTGAAGCACTCCATCGACCGCATCCGGAAGATCGCCGTGGACGGCGGCCCGGCAGGTCTGCTCGGCAGCCTGGAACGGGTCGA is a genomic window of Streptomyces sp. NBC_00414 containing:
- a CDS encoding SDR family oxidoreductase codes for the protein MTTVELSGKVALVTGASRGIGYGVAEALLARGDRVCITGRNEDALKEAVEKLGADRVIGVAGKAHDEAHQAVAVERTMEAFGRVDFLVNNAGTNPVFGPIAELDLNVARKVFETNVVSALGFAQQTWKAWQSANGGAIVNIASLAGVSASPFIGAYGMSKAAMINLSLQLAHEFAPLVRVNSIAPAVVKTKFAQALYEGREEEAAAAYPLGRLGVPSDIGGAAAFLTSEQSDWITGQTLVVDGGIFLNAGVS